In Shinella sp. XGS7, a single genomic region encodes these proteins:
- a CDS encoding IS3 family transposase (programmed frameshift) codes for MSKQRYPEEFKIEAIKQITERGHKVADVSARLGVSQHSLYEWIKARRMPAGERQVQLSQADELRRLKAELKRVTEERDILKKGRSVLCQAVRVKYAFIELHEREHSVRRLCQVMKVHPSGYYAWKAAPASPRAKDDQRLLGLLKHAWLESGGVYGYRKLTLDMRDLGERCGKHRVARLLRLEGLRSQTGYRRRPGMRGGQPAVVAPNHLQRQFAVAEPNQSWVTDITYIRTHEGWLYLAVVVDLFSRQVVGWSMGSRIDTVLVLDALMMALWRRQPRQPVTVHSDQGSQFTGHDWQDFLRDHNLVSSMSRRGNCHDNAVAESFFQLLKRERVRRQTYLTRDDARADVFNYIEMFYNPKRRHGSAGDTSPAEFERRHSQRLKGV; via the exons ATGAGTAAGCAGCGATACCCCGAAGAATTCAAGATCGAAGCGATCAAGCAGATCACCGAGCGCGGGCACAAGGTGGCCGACGTGTCGGCAAGGCTCGGCGTGAGCCAGCACAGCCTGTATGAGTGGATCAAGGCGCGCCGCATGCCCGCCGGCGAGCGTCAGGTCCAGCTGTCGCAAGCCGACGAGTTGCGTCGTCTGAAGGCTGAGCTCAAGCGCGTGACCGAGGAGCGTGACATCCTAAAAAAGG GCCGCAGCGTACTTTGCCAAGCAGTCCGGGTGAAGTACGCGTTCATCGAGCTCCATGAGCGGGAGCACAGCGTGCGGCGCCTGTGTCAGGTCATGAAGGTGCACCCCAGCGGCTACTACGCCTGGAAGGCCGCGCCTGCGAGCCCTCGGGCCAAGGACGATCAGCGGCTGCTGGGCCTGCTCAAGCATGCATGGCTGGAGAGCGGCGGCGTGTACGGCTACCGCAAGCTCACGCTGGATATGCGCGATCTGGGCGAGCGCTGCGGTAAGCATCGCGTGGCCCGATTACTCCGGCTTGAAGGGCTGCGCTCGCAGACCGGCTATCGACGCCGCCCTGGCATGCGCGGCGGCCAACCTGCTGTCGTAGCCCCCAACCATCTGCAGCGCCAGTTCGCGGTGGCCGAGCCCAATCAGTCCTGGGTGACCGACATCACGTACATCCGCACCCATGAGGGCTGGCTCTATCTGGCCGTGGTGGTCGATCTGTTCTCGCGCCAGGTGGTAGGCTGGTCAATGGGCAGTCGCATTGACACAGTCCTTGTGCTTGACGCACTGATGATGGCCTTGTGGCGTCGCCAGCCCAGGCAGCCGGTCACGGTGCATTCGGACCAGGGCAGCCAGTTCACAGGCCACGACTGGCAGGACTTCCTGCGCGACCACAACCTGGTCAGCAGCATGAGCCGTCGAGGCAACTGCCACGACAACGCCGTGGCCGAGAGCTTCTTCCAACTGCTCAAGCGCGAGCGCGTTCGCCGCCAGACCTACCTGACCCGCGATGACGCAAGAGCGGACGTCTTCAACTACATCGAGATGTTCTACAACCCCAAGCGCCGTCACGGCAGTGCCGGAGATACTTCACCGGCAGAGTTCGAGCGCCGCCATTCCCAACGGCTCAAAGGTGTCTAG
- a CDS encoding Crp/Fnr family transcriptional regulator produces the protein MHTAPSQNASQPNHIPSAIAMSAMPQTQIFPNLAADQTGVSAHSSSSLYAVLLSKLIIKACIPVQVSHESAIAMAGLGTLHKFASQSTVLEGGIAPAKSLWLLVEGQTCLGKTDRSGRWWQSMALGPGEWIDVSSAWTNSPYSETARALTSSLVHEFPIEEVEAHCLRDRSLARALLASVASKACRSTLQRQALLTEDANTRIASWLLECSEASHEAHDAEISLKQQKRDIASQLGLTPETLSRGLRRLQEMGLLIMRGYRIKLPDLRALRIQAGAQFDNQLP, from the coding sequence ATGCACACTGCCCCTTCTCAGAACGCAAGTCAGCCCAACCACATCCCTTCGGCGATCGCGATGTCCGCGATGCCGCAAACACAAATATTCCCCAATCTAGCCGCTGATCAAACTGGAGTCTCAGCACATTCAAGCTCAAGCCTGTACGCAGTTCTTTTGAGCAAACTGATCATCAAGGCATGCATTCCCGTCCAGGTTTCTCATGAGTCGGCCATCGCCATGGCGGGTCTTGGAACCTTGCACAAATTTGCCAGCCAAAGCACAGTGCTGGAAGGGGGCATCGCTCCGGCAAAGAGCCTTTGGCTCCTCGTAGAAGGTCAGACCTGTCTCGGCAAGACGGATCGTTCGGGCAGATGGTGGCAAAGCATGGCGTTGGGCCCCGGCGAATGGATAGACGTCAGCAGTGCGTGGACCAACAGTCCCTACTCGGAAACTGCACGCGCACTCACTTCAAGCCTGGTCCATGAATTCCCAATCGAGGAGGTCGAAGCACATTGCTTGCGAGATCGTTCCCTGGCCCGCGCACTTCTTGCCAGCGTTGCGTCAAAGGCATGCCGGTCTACGCTGCAAAGGCAAGCACTGCTAACAGAGGACGCCAACACACGAATAGCGTCGTGGTTACTCGAGTGCAGCGAAGCATCTCACGAAGCCCATGACGCCGAAATCTCGCTAAAACAGCAGAAGCGAGATATTGCGTCCCAGTTGGGCTTAACGCCCGAAACACTGTCTCGAGGGCTTCGCAGACTTCAGGAGATGGGACTGCTGATCATGAGGGGCTACAGAATCAAGCTGCCGGACCTCAGGGCCCTGCGCATACAGGCCGGCGCTCAATTCGACAACCAATTGCCCTAG
- a CDS encoding nitrous oxide reductase accessory protein NosL, translated as MPARRRALLSLLATGGTAALIGCGLYLIRRNQAAAPASSSTNLAAMDEVCFFAPLYPWSGSGERFAARQVPADARCPVCGMYPSRYPHWAAQVIFSDGDTHFLDSPLSLFHYLQRVHRFAPGRKRSGVAAIYVSNVNSEDAGADRAMNSDRWVPAEQAFFVHGSDLMGPMRGGNLPATSSKEAANLLIARHGGTILRFSQLEDALPSSLQGLVRHGH; from the coding sequence ATGCCTGCTCGACGTCGCGCTTTGCTGTCCTTGCTCGCCACCGGTGGAACTGCTGCCTTGATCGGCTGCGGGCTATACCTGATTCGGCGGAATCAGGCTGCAGCGCCTGCGTCGTCGTCCACGAACTTGGCGGCGATGGACGAGGTCTGCTTCTTCGCTCCCCTGTATCCATGGAGTGGAAGTGGTGAACGCTTTGCTGCACGTCAAGTGCCGGCCGATGCCCGCTGCCCGGTTTGCGGGATGTACCCGTCCCGCTATCCCCACTGGGCCGCGCAGGTTATATTCTCGGACGGAGACACGCATTTTCTGGACTCGCCGCTAAGCCTCTTTCACTATCTGCAGCGGGTCCATCGCTTTGCGCCCGGACGAAAGCGTAGCGGTGTCGCTGCCATCTACGTGAGCAACGTGAACAGCGAAGATGCAGGTGCTGATCGAGCCATGAACTCGGACCGCTGGGTGCCAGCAGAGCAGGCCTTCTTCGTTCATGGGTCGGACCTCATGGGGCCGATGCGCGGTGGCAACCTACCGGCTACTTCTTCCAAGGAAGCGGCCAATCTGCTGATCGCTCGACATGGCGGTACGATACTTAGATTCTCGCAGCTAGAAGATGCACTTCCGTCTTCATTGCAGGGCCTCGTGCGCCACGGGCACTGA
- a CDS encoding nitrous oxide reductase accessory protein NosL — MNLIDTPTSRRRLLCGCAALATLGLAACGRKEDDAGDAGRPREIAAQSSCSLDGMLLSDYPGPKGQIIHKGDSEVAWFCDSVELLATLLKPEQLRPVLAAHVQDMGKADWDKPVGHWIDARQAIYVLGSKRHGSMGPTAASFADERAAQGFAQQWGGRVLRYAEIKPDMVDLSGGALHDTRM, encoded by the coding sequence ATGAACCTGATCGACACCCCCACCAGCCGGCGCCGCCTGCTCTGCGGCTGCGCCGCCCTCGCCACCCTGGGTCTGGCCGCCTGCGGCCGCAAGGAAGACGATGCCGGGGACGCCGGCCGGCCGCGCGAGATCGCCGCGCAGTCGAGCTGTTCGCTGGACGGCATGCTGCTGTCCGACTACCCCGGTCCCAAGGGCCAGATCATCCACAAGGGCGATAGCGAGGTGGCCTGGTTCTGCGACAGCGTGGAACTTCTGGCCACCTTGCTGAAGCCCGAGCAGCTGCGCCCCGTGCTGGCCGCGCATGTCCAGGACATGGGCAAGGCCGACTGGGACAAGCCGGTGGGCCACTGGATCGACGCACGCCAGGCCATCTATGTGCTGGGCAGCAAGCGCCACGGATCGATGGGGCCGACGGCCGCCAGCTTTGCCGACGAGCGCGCCGCCCAGGGCTTCGCACAGCAGTGGGGCGGCCGCGTGCTGCGCTATGCCGAGATCAAGCCCGATATGGTGGACTTGAGCGGTGGCGCCCTGCATGACACCCGAATGTGA